From Danio rerio strain Tuebingen ecotype United States chromosome 7, GRCz12tu, whole genome shotgun sequence, the proteins below share one genomic window:
- the si:ch211-63p21.1 gene encoding uncharacterized protein si:ch211-63p21.1, whose translation MELIRRKDSDSNGLFSDNSDNDCEDMGACGPNIGVCLCENTIFYDQHSPEDSSVKCVQCGKNRPLITRYSEGYGTEEECVQTHLQGDSDADADIEDTDSRLQIAGSLQRISSRKRKRQRITRQDTTESEDDGGRSHRTHRWSLRLSPHRTHSRTILEESVSQVRPLVICRCAARDTQSLTDVAPTNRKWSLMAFPVPPSVTLSCFLLFIPLSVSITIIIILLMSFLLPLTDT comes from the exons ATGGAGCTGATCAGAAGAAAAGACTCAGACTCAAACGGCCTGTTCTCCGACAACTCCGACAATGACTGTGAG GACATGGGGGCTTGTGGACCGAATAttggagtgtgtttgtgtgaaaataCCATCTTCTATGATCAACATTCACCAGAG GACAGCAGTGTAAAGTGTGTCCAGTGTGGTAAAAACCGGCCGCTGATCACCAGATACTCAGAAGGATATGGCACAGAG GAGGAGTGTGTGCAGACGCATCTTCAGGGAGACAGTGATGCAGACGCAGACATAGAGGACACCGACAGcag ACTCCAGATTGCGGGTTCCCTCCAGCGAATCAGCTCGCGAAAGAGAAAGCGCCAGCGAATCACACGGCAGGACACTACTGAGAGTGAAGATGATGGTGGGCGGAGCCACAGGACACATCGCTGGAGTTTACGGCTCAGTCCTCACCGCACACACAGCAGAACAATACTGGAG GAGAGTGTTTCTCAGGTGCGGCCGCTGGTGATCTGTCGCTGCGCAGCTCGAGACACTCAAAGCCTCACAGACGTCGCACCGACCAACAGGAAGTGGTCGTTGATGGCGTTTCCTGTTCCACCGTCTGTCACTTTGTCCTGCTTCCTGCTCTTCATCCCTCTGTCTGTgtccatcaccatcatcatcatcttgctCATGTCTTTCCTCCTGCCGCTCACTGACACCTGA